In Microbacterium galbinum, a single window of DNA contains:
- a CDS encoding glycosyltransferase, producing MDTKVTVIVPTFNERENVAELVARTAAALTGYDAEILFVDDSSDDTADEVARVAADAPLPVRVIHRVENTGGLGGAVVVGLEAAASDLCIVMDGDLQHPPELLPVLLARQAEGDADVVAASRYIGGGDTSGLGTAVRFGVSRAATWLTRAMFPIRLARSTDPMTGFFLVDRSRLDLSTLQPQGFKILLEILARTDLRIAEVPMEFAERRHGTSKASLRQGGTFIAHLARLRFGKMSLFALIGAVGAVANLAIMWLLTAAGVPYIWAAIIGAVVTIVGNFLLQERFVFADMRTNARGVWQRFAASFAFNSIEAALRIPVMALMVETWHISSVLATGLSLIVAFFARFLFHSLVVYAPRRRGQSGEPKPDTATLRIIRAIDEEAMRPGEL from the coding sequence ATGGACACGAAGGTCACGGTCATCGTGCCCACCTTCAACGAACGCGAGAACGTCGCCGAGCTCGTCGCCCGCACCGCCGCCGCGCTGACGGGGTACGACGCCGAGATCCTCTTCGTCGACGACAGCAGCGACGACACCGCCGACGAGGTCGCGCGGGTCGCCGCGGATGCTCCGTTGCCCGTGCGCGTGATCCATCGGGTCGAGAACACGGGTGGGCTCGGCGGCGCCGTCGTGGTCGGCCTGGAGGCCGCGGCATCCGATCTCTGCATCGTCATGGACGGCGACCTGCAGCATCCTCCCGAACTCCTGCCCGTCCTGCTCGCCCGGCAGGCCGAGGGCGATGCCGACGTCGTCGCCGCCTCGCGCTACATCGGTGGTGGCGACACGAGTGGGCTCGGCACCGCGGTGCGCTTCGGCGTCTCGCGCGCGGCCACCTGGCTGACGCGGGCCATGTTCCCGATCCGCCTCGCCCGCAGCACCGACCCGATGACCGGGTTCTTCCTCGTCGACCGGAGTCGCCTCGACCTCTCGACGCTCCAGCCGCAGGGCTTCAAGATCCTGCTCGAGATCCTCGCGCGCACCGATCTGCGCATCGCCGAGGTGCCGATGGAATTCGCGGAGCGGCGCCACGGCACCTCCAAGGCGAGCCTGCGCCAGGGCGGCACGTTCATCGCGCATCTCGCTCGACTGCGCTTCGGCAAGATGTCGCTGTTCGCCCTGATCGGCGCGGTGGGCGCCGTCGCGAACCTCGCCATCATGTGGCTGCTGACGGCGGCCGGCGTGCCGTACATCTGGGCGGCGATCATCGGGGCGGTCGTCACGATCGTCGGCAACTTCCTGCTGCAGGAGCGGTTCGTCTTCGCCGACATGCGCACGAATGCCCGCGGCGTGTGGCAGCGCTTCGCGGCATCGTTCGCGTTCAACAGCATCGAGGCGGCGCTGCGCATCCCGGTGATGGCGCTGATGGTCGAGACCTGGCACATCTCGAGCGTCCTCGCGACGGGGCTCTCGCTGATCGTCGCGTTCTTCGCGCGGTTCCTGTTCCACTCGCTGGTGGTCTACGCGCCGCGACGCCGGGGGCAGAGCGGCGAGCCGAAACCCGACACCGCCACGCTGCGCATCATCCGTGCGATCGACGAAGAGGCGATGCGTCCGGGCGAGCTCTGA
- a CDS encoding adenylyltransferase/cytidyltransferase family protein, giving the protein MGTRIGYAAGAFDLFHVGHLNLLRHAKQQCDILIAGVVSDEMLREVKGIEPVIPTAERAEIVRHISFVDDVHVETTPSKLDAWEDVRFTHFFKGDDWRGTEKGLRLEREFARVGVEVVYFPYTAHTSSSSLRRALDAITAGAGAPALAR; this is encoded by the coding sequence ATGGGGACGCGTATCGGCTATGCCGCGGGAGCTTTCGACCTGTTCCACGTGGGGCATCTGAACCTTCTGCGCCACGCCAAGCAGCAGTGCGACATTCTGATCGCCGGCGTCGTGAGCGACGAGATGCTGCGCGAGGTGAAGGGCATCGAGCCCGTCATCCCGACGGCGGAGCGCGCGGAGATCGTGCGACACATCTCGTTCGTCGACGACGTGCACGTCGAGACGACGCCGTCGAAGCTGGATGCCTGGGAAGACGTGCGCTTCACGCACTTCTTCAAGGGCGACGACTGGCGCGGCACCGAGAAGGGGCTGCGGCTCGAGCGCGAGTTCGCGCGCGTCGGCGTCGAGGTCGTGTACTTCCCGTACACGGCGCACACCTCGAGCTCATCGCTGCGGCGAGCGCTCGACGCGATCACCGCGGGTGCGGGGGCTCCGGCGCTCGCGCGCTGA
- a CDS encoding SIP domain-containing protein: MNHASEHLDDPDWENIEGAVLVAGDAADAGVIAGIAARLPWDATGVILLEAAARIQMRHIDVPDGVSVRWLVRGDGIRAHTKGERLANAVHSWCVEWACSEPPAQWTVWLGPHTPPHVARMARSLLGVAN, from the coding sequence ATGAACCACGCGAGCGAGCACCTGGACGACCCCGACTGGGAGAACATCGAGGGCGCTGTGCTCGTCGCCGGAGACGCGGCGGACGCCGGGGTGATCGCGGGGATCGCCGCCCGACTGCCGTGGGACGCGACCGGCGTGATCCTGCTCGAAGCGGCCGCGCGAATCCAGATGCGTCACATCGACGTGCCCGACGGGGTGTCGGTGCGCTGGCTCGTGCGCGGTGACGGCATCCGCGCGCACACCAAGGGTGAGCGCCTCGCCAATGCCGTGCACTCGTGGTGCGTCGAGTGGGCGTGCAGCGAGCCGCCGGCGCAGTGGACCGTCTGGCTGGGGCCGCACACGCCACCCCACGTGGCGCGCATGGCCCGCAGCCTGCTCGGCGTCGCGAACTGA
- a CDS encoding glutaredoxin family protein — protein MTSPAESTITMFGADWCRDCIRTKKQLDDLGVEYTYVDLVADPSGADVAKDISGRTNIPVVLYPDSSHQVEPSNADVEAKLRELSLI, from the coding sequence ATGACTTCTCCTGCTGAATCCACCATCACGATGTTCGGCGCCGACTGGTGCCGCGACTGCATCCGCACCAAGAAGCAGCTCGACGACCTCGGCGTCGAGTACACGTACGTCGATCTCGTCGCCGACCCCTCCGGTGCCGACGTCGCGAAGGACATCTCCGGCCGCACGAACATCCCCGTCGTCCTGTACCCCGACTCCTCCCACCAGGTCGAGCCGTCGAACGCCGACGTCGAGGCGAAGCTGCGCGAGCTCTCCCTGATCTGA
- a CDS encoding MFS transporter yields MSTEARPERASVRLSARTIVLYAIGSVGTGGYATLPGLVLTYFLTDNLGVAALAAGVIVTAAKIWDVVIDPLIGAASDRQLARTGSRRGFMVLGAVTLPVFFALTFAVPPSWGPMAGAVCVLLAFLATATSFSLFQVPYVALPAELTDGYDERTRLLGWRVVVLTASILLFGAGGPALRKAGDDPVLGYLLMGIVAGLAIGIGMFVATRTADAAAARRVGDESAVAPAAGIREQYASGFRALRRSQPFRALLGAFLLQALATGTMLAGAQYVATWVLRSEDAVTFVFVALVGPALVATPAWTVIARRVGKERAFGIASVLFTLAAASLTIAVWTPGAWIYASVAVAGIAYAGLQSLPMAMLPDVISHDERTHGSGRAGTFTGIWTAGETVGFALGATTVSLTLALTGYVSTVAGTTVEQPDAAITGIVLSFSILPALIMLASLLPLHRYRLRRHDIDA; encoded by the coding sequence ATGAGCACAGAGGCTCGGCCCGAACGAGCATCCGTCCGCCTGTCCGCGCGCACGATCGTGCTGTACGCGATCGGGTCCGTCGGCACCGGCGGATACGCCACGCTGCCCGGGCTGGTGCTGACGTACTTCCTCACCGACAACCTCGGGGTCGCCGCTCTGGCCGCCGGAGTCATCGTCACCGCCGCCAAGATCTGGGACGTCGTGATCGACCCGCTGATCGGCGCGGCCTCCGACCGTCAGCTCGCGCGCACCGGCTCGCGTCGCGGGTTCATGGTGCTGGGCGCCGTCACGCTGCCCGTGTTCTTCGCGCTGACGTTCGCGGTGCCTCCATCGTGGGGGCCGATGGCCGGTGCGGTGTGCGTGCTGCTCGCCTTCCTCGCCACGGCGACGTCGTTCAGCCTGTTCCAGGTGCCGTACGTCGCGCTGCCCGCCGAGCTCACCGACGGTTACGACGAGCGCACGCGCCTGCTCGGTTGGCGGGTCGTGGTGCTGACGGCATCCATCCTCCTGTTCGGCGCGGGTGGCCCCGCACTGCGCAAGGCGGGCGACGACCCCGTGCTCGGATATCTGCTGATGGGGATCGTCGCGGGACTCGCGATCGGCATCGGCATGTTCGTGGCGACGCGCACGGCGGATGCCGCAGCCGCACGCCGCGTCGGCGACGAGAGCGCGGTGGCCCCGGCCGCCGGCATCCGAGAGCAGTACGCCTCGGGGTTCCGGGCGCTGCGGCGCAGCCAACCGTTCCGTGCGCTGCTGGGCGCGTTCCTGCTGCAGGCGCTCGCGACCGGCACCATGCTCGCCGGGGCGCAGTACGTGGCGACCTGGGTACTGCGGTCGGAGGACGCCGTGACGTTCGTGTTCGTCGCGCTCGTCGGCCCTGCGCTCGTGGCGACGCCCGCCTGGACGGTCATCGCCCGGCGGGTCGGCAAGGAGCGCGCGTTCGGCATCGCGAGCGTGCTGTTCACTCTCGCCGCGGCGTCCCTCACGATCGCAGTCTGGACGCCCGGCGCCTGGATCTACGCCTCCGTCGCGGTGGCCGGAATCGCCTACGCCGGTCTGCAGTCGCTGCCGATGGCGATGTTGCCCGACGTCATCTCGCACGACGAGCGCACCCACGGCAGCGGGCGCGCGGGCACCTTCACCGGCATCTGGACCGCCGGGGAGACGGTCGGCTTCGCTCTCGGTGCGACGACGGTCTCGCTCACCCTCGCCCTGACCGGGTACGTCTCGACGGTCGCGGGCACGACGGTCGAGCAGCCGGATGCCGCCATCACCGGCATCGTGCTCAGTTTCAGCATCCTTCCCGCACTGATCATGCTCGCGAGCCTCCTGCCTCTTCACCGTTACCGCCTGCGCCGCCACGACATCGACGCATAA
- a CDS encoding aldehyde dehydrogenase family protein produces the protein MTSTPVATTTPEIGESEHARLDTAIDDLHTGARVWSALTVAQRVTLLRQVRTSVAATAEDWATTAAATKGLDARHPLRGEEWLSGPYGVLGALDAYIETLSRLARGANPLDGITIDRAPGGRTRVHAFPLTGIDRFLLSGFTGEVWLEPGTTPRAARAAAGLGQRTPTVSGGVGLVLGAGNVTSIPVLDVLYELLASNRTALLKVNPTQDPLVPIYKRALAPLIEPGFLRIVRGGPAVGAYLTAHPDLSHVHITGSAATFDAIVWGPKTARGARRKKPSMSKPITAELGGVSPIIVVPGDWSEADLRYQAEHVATMRLQNSGHNCIAGQVVILSEDWDQADAFRAALRRAYASAPERPTWYPGSTNRMHEASDAYPDALVLGDRLLVEIDGDDDASALQSTEYFAPVLGVVSVAGTGQEFLDAAVAYANDELQGTLGANVLIDPATEKSLGTGFERAIADLRYGSIAINGWTGFAFITPTLTWGAFPGSTIDDVGSGIGVVHNALLLDRVERSVLRGPFRPFPRSAPGLNGGGRVTILPTPPWFVTSRTGAEVSEGLTRFRASGGVGGLVKTLLAALRA, from the coding sequence GTGACCTCCACGCCCGTCGCCACGACCACGCCCGAGATCGGCGAGAGCGAGCACGCGCGGCTCGACACGGCGATCGACGACCTGCACACGGGCGCCCGAGTGTGGTCGGCGCTCACGGTCGCGCAGCGCGTGACGCTGCTGCGTCAGGTGCGCACGAGCGTGGCCGCGACCGCCGAGGACTGGGCGACGACCGCCGCGGCGACGAAGGGGCTCGATGCGCGGCATCCGCTCCGTGGCGAGGAATGGCTGAGCGGGCCCTACGGTGTGCTCGGCGCGCTCGACGCCTACATCGAGACGCTCTCGCGGCTCGCCCGCGGCGCCAACCCGCTCGACGGAATCACCATCGACCGCGCCCCCGGCGGCCGCACGCGCGTGCACGCGTTCCCCCTCACCGGCATCGATCGCTTCCTGCTGTCGGGATTCACCGGCGAGGTCTGGCTCGAACCGGGCACGACACCGCGCGCGGCCCGAGCCGCCGCCGGGCTCGGCCAGCGCACGCCGACCGTCTCCGGCGGAGTGGGGCTCGTGCTCGGCGCAGGCAACGTCACCTCGATCCCCGTGCTCGACGTGCTCTACGAACTGCTCGCCTCGAACCGCACCGCGCTGCTCAAGGTGAACCCGACGCAGGATCCCCTCGTGCCGATCTACAAGCGCGCGCTCGCCCCGCTCATCGAGCCGGGGTTCCTGCGCATCGTGCGCGGCGGCCCGGCGGTCGGCGCCTACCTCACGGCGCATCCCGACCTCTCGCACGTGCACATCACCGGGTCCGCGGCGACGTTCGACGCGATCGTCTGGGGCCCGAAGACCGCGCGCGGCGCCCGCCGCAAGAAGCCGTCGATGTCGAAGCCGATCACGGCCGAGCTCGGCGGGGTCTCGCCGATCATCGTCGTGCCCGGCGACTGGTCCGAGGCCGACCTGCGGTACCAGGCAGAGCACGTCGCGACCATGCGGCTGCAGAACAGCGGCCACAACTGCATCGCCGGGCAGGTCGTGATCCTGTCGGAGGACTGGGACCAGGCGGATGCCTTCCGCGCCGCGCTCCGTCGGGCCTATGCGAGCGCGCCCGAGCGACCCACCTGGTACCCGGGGTCGACGAACCGCATGCACGAGGCATCCGATGCCTACCCCGATGCCCTCGTGCTCGGCGACCGGCTGCTCGTGGAGATCGACGGCGACGACGACGCCTCGGCCCTGCAGAGCACCGAGTACTTCGCACCGGTCCTCGGCGTCGTGAGCGTCGCCGGGACGGGCCAGGAGTTCCTCGACGCCGCCGTCGCCTACGCGAACGACGAGCTGCAGGGCACGCTCGGGGCGAACGTGCTCATCGACCCGGCGACCGAGAAGTCGCTCGGCACCGGATTCGAGAGAGCGATCGCCGACCTCCGGTACGGATCGATCGCGATCAACGGCTGGACCGGCTTCGCGTTCATCACCCCGACATTGACCTGGGGCGCTTTCCCCGGCAGCACGATCGACGACGTCGGCAGCGGCATCGGCGTCGTGCACAACGCCCTGCTGCTCGATCGGGTCGAGCGATCGGTGCTGCGTGGCCCGTTCCGGCCGTTCCCGCGCTCCGCGCCGGGCCTCAACGGCGGCGGTCGAGTCACGATCCTGCCGACGCCCCCGTGGTTCGTGACCTCGCGCACCGGCGCCGAGGTGAGCGAGGGGCTCACCCGATTCCGCGCAAGCGGCGGCGTGGGAGGCCTCGTGAAGACCCTGCTGGCGGCGCTGCGCGCCTGA
- the ypfJ gene encoding KPN_02809 family neutral zinc metallopeptidase, which yields MTFNPDADLSTNTTRRRGRNAAIAGGTGVGVLGLIALIAGPLLGIDLTGLLGGGTSTGGSGSDSGSSVIENCDTGQDANENVDCRMAGAQVALDAFWEDNVEGYVPPTLTVVDGATSTQCGTASNAVGPFYCPPEQGVYLDPTFFSLMQQQFGASAGNLAQLYIVGHEWGHHIQNIVGTMDQYPNNGTGEGSNGVRMELQADCYAGAWIGRISEQTDADGTPYLQPTTEEQRRDALDAAAAVGDDHIQEMSGVSNPDSWTHGSSEQRQYWFALGYSEGLGVCAETFTRSVDDLDP from the coding sequence ATGACGTTCAACCCCGACGCCGACCTGTCGACCAACACCACGCGCCGCCGCGGTCGCAACGCGGCGATCGCGGGAGGCACAGGAGTCGGGGTGCTCGGCCTCATCGCCCTGATCGCGGGGCCGCTGCTCGGGATCGACCTGACGGGGCTTCTCGGCGGCGGTACGTCGACGGGCGGTTCGGGCTCCGACTCCGGGAGCTCGGTCATCGAGAACTGCGACACGGGGCAGGACGCGAACGAGAACGTCGACTGCCGCATGGCCGGCGCACAGGTCGCACTCGACGCGTTCTGGGAAGACAACGTCGAGGGGTACGTGCCGCCGACCCTGACGGTGGTCGACGGTGCGACCTCGACGCAGTGCGGCACCGCCTCCAACGCCGTCGGGCCGTTCTACTGCCCGCCCGAGCAGGGCGTCTACCTCGACCCCACGTTCTTCTCGCTCATGCAGCAGCAGTTCGGGGCATCCGCCGGCAACCTCGCCCAGCTCTACATCGTGGGTCACGAGTGGGGCCACCACATCCAGAACATCGTCGGCACGATGGATCAGTACCCGAACAACGGCACCGGAGAGGGCAGCAACGGCGTGCGCATGGAGTTGCAGGCGGACTGCTACGCCGGTGCCTGGATCGGGCGGATCTCCGAGCAGACGGACGCCGACGGTACGCCGTACCTGCAACCGACCACCGAGGAGCAGCGGCGGGACGCATTGGATGCCGCTGCCGCGGTGGGAGACGACCACATCCAGGAGATGTCGGGCGTTTCGAACCCCGACAGCTGGACGCACGGGTCGAGCGAGCAGCGGCAGTATTGGTTCGCGCTCGGCTACAGCGAGGGCCTGGGGGTCTGCGCCGAGACGTTCACCCGCTCGGTCGACGACCTCGACCCCTGA
- a CDS encoding malate dehydrogenase, which produces MTTTITITGAGGQIGYALLFRIAAGDLLGPDEKVRLRLLEIPQGIGAAEGAALELQDGAFGLLEHVEVTDDAAIGFDGADLALLVGARPRGPGMERGDLLAANGGIFGPQGAAIAANAAPGVRVTVVGNPANTNALIAAASADGVPAERFTALTRLDENRARAQFAQTLGVPVATVGRLPIWGNHSATQFPDVSHATVAGEPAAEALAAIVGDVPAWLDETFIPRVAKRGAEIIRVRGSSSVASAASATIDHVRDWVRGTEDWTSAGVVSHGEYGVPAGLISSFPVRAVDGEWRVVEALEIGEDARRRIDASVAELVEERDAVRSLGLI; this is translated from the coding sequence ATGACCACGACGATCACCATCACGGGCGCGGGCGGACAGATCGGCTACGCGCTGCTGTTCCGCATCGCGGCGGGAGACCTGCTCGGACCGGACGAGAAGGTGCGGCTGCGGCTGCTCGAGATCCCGCAGGGGATCGGAGCGGCGGAGGGCGCGGCGCTCGAGCTGCAGGACGGCGCTTTCGGGCTGCTCGAGCACGTCGAGGTGACGGATGACGCGGCGATCGGCTTCGACGGTGCCGACCTCGCGCTGCTCGTGGGCGCGCGCCCGCGCGGACCCGGCATGGAGCGGGGCGACCTGCTCGCCGCGAACGGTGGTATCTTCGGCCCGCAGGGGGCGGCGATCGCCGCGAACGCGGCACCCGGCGTGCGGGTCACGGTCGTCGGGAACCCCGCGAACACGAACGCGCTCATCGCCGCGGCATCCGCCGACGGCGTGCCGGCCGAACGATTCACGGCGCTGACTCGCCTCGATGAGAACCGCGCCAGGGCGCAGTTCGCACAGACGCTGGGCGTGCCTGTCGCGACGGTGGGGCGCCTGCCGATCTGGGGCAACCACTCCGCGACGCAGTTCCCCGACGTGTCGCACGCGACCGTGGCGGGCGAGCCTGCGGCGGAGGCTCTCGCCGCGATCGTCGGCGACGTGCCGGCGTGGTTGGACGAGACTTTCATCCCGCGGGTCGCCAAGCGGGGTGCCGAGATCATCCGGGTGCGCGGGTCGTCGTCGGTCGCCTCGGCGGCGAGCGCCACGATCGACCACGTGCGCGACTGGGTGCGCGGCACCGAGGACTGGACCTCGGCCGGCGTCGTCTCGCACGGTGAGTACGGGGTGCCCGCGGGCCTGATCTCGTCGTTCCCCGTGCGTGCGGTCGACGGCGAGTGGCGGGTCGTCGAGGCTCTGGAGATCGGCGAGGACGCCCGGCGGCGGATCGACGCCTCGGTCGCCGAACTCGTCGAGGAGCGCGATGCGGTGCGGTCGCTCGGTCTGATCTGA
- a CDS encoding response regulator — MTLSPDTIGMIIALFAFTATVLSGVGAMLAHQTRGLDARFVQMDARIDARFEQVDARFEQVDARFDQVDARFEQVDRRFDQVDARLDRVDARIDRVEERLLGVEHELVDVKITIARLEGPPRRLQQL; from the coding sequence GTGACCTTGTCTCCTGACACGATCGGAATGATCATCGCGCTCTTCGCCTTCACGGCGACGGTGCTCAGCGGCGTGGGCGCGATGCTCGCCCACCAGACGCGCGGTCTGGACGCGCGATTCGTGCAGATGGATGCGCGGATCGACGCCCGGTTCGAGCAGGTCGACGCCCGGTTCGAGCAGGTCGACGCCCGGTTCGACCAGGTGGACGCCCGGTTCGAGCAGGTCGATCGCCGATTCGACCAGGTGGACGCCCGACTCGATCGAGTCGACGCCCGCATTGACCGGGTGGAGGAACGCCTCCTCGGCGTCGAGCACGAGCTGGTCGACGTGAAGATCACGATCGCCCGGCTCGAGGGACCTCCCCGTCGCCTGCAACAGCTCTGA
- a CDS encoding recombinase family protein: MSETTDRTTGTASVDDALTSPLHLPHAAAECPKCFTELQQNRDFWLARPDGSRLVGLVVSREGMPPVVQQRDDLTRFGVPIEGFRHPAPDILESWGDRLARLIDTLHKGDVLVVANTHALGRDGEEESRTVADLRRRGIIVKVLNHDARHLADLAR; the protein is encoded by the coding sequence ATGAGCGAGACGACAGACCGGACCACCGGCACGGCATCGGTCGATGACGCGCTGACGAGCCCGCTGCACCTGCCGCACGCCGCGGCGGAGTGCCCCAAGTGCTTCACCGAACTGCAGCAGAACCGCGACTTCTGGCTCGCTCGCCCCGACGGTTCACGCCTCGTCGGACTCGTGGTCTCCCGCGAGGGCATGCCTCCGGTCGTGCAGCAGCGCGATGATCTCACGCGCTTCGGCGTTCCGATCGAGGGGTTCCGTCACCCGGCACCCGACATCCTCGAGAGCTGGGGCGATCGTCTCGCCCGCCTCATCGACACCCTGCACAAGGGCGACGTGCTCGTCGTCGCGAACACGCACGCGCTCGGGCGCGACGGCGAAGAGGAGTCGCGCACGGTCGCCGACCTCCGTCGCCGCGGCATCATCGTCAAGGTGCTCAACCACGACGCGCGCCACCTGGCGGATCTCGCGCGCTGA
- a CDS encoding alpha/beta hydrolase, whose amino-acid sequence MSLTSPNRGWTLEEIEYDSGSLEGIHRDLETLIDEGGNARIVLRNIDGGLEGRGESIDRVQTESGALASRMNPTILTLERIADVVRAYGEAVAQHAKAANDLIDDIETAHAAKETAAADLDAAELAQRQCTPDDTAQTRNTAEQGVTDAESGLASATSTVDDLWEQWESAYSLWDEAYGAAISGLVRSDGTTLSDSTLSAIDALANADSPAEVAEIWDSLTDAQRAALARTYPEFVGNLEGVPYLDRFLANKAAYDRVIEGGPYGEPLDSQLEQLGREVTDFDGQLLMFHPFEHPQATAAVMYGVRIVDDEGNPVDPMDGITNVNVLVGGMFSSLDDLKAWGASGRNLNKFANEYGEGVGSATIAWYGYDSPNLATEHVMGSATEGAARLSSTLRGLDNEVSSQVTTSVIGHSYGSTTAFLAVGGSPDNLGVDNLIAVGSAGVPDGYHAGWTGDAPMDYSGTQIYASRAPGDVVARYGEHSSFGHGMNPEALPGAVSFESDGGEVPSLGGGTEMAVGTPGHAAHDGGNTVWGWWEAGNGYLSRDSESFRNIANIIATGEPID is encoded by the coding sequence ATGTCGCTGACTTCTCCTAATCGCGGCTGGACGCTCGAGGAGATCGAGTACGACAGCGGCTCGCTCGAAGGCATCCATCGTGACCTCGAGACGTTGATCGATGAGGGTGGCAACGCCCGGATCGTGCTGCGCAACATCGACGGCGGACTCGAAGGGCGCGGCGAGAGCATCGATCGCGTTCAGACCGAATCGGGCGCCCTCGCGAGCCGGATGAACCCGACGATCCTCACCCTCGAGCGCATCGCCGATGTCGTGCGCGCCTACGGCGAGGCCGTGGCGCAGCACGCGAAGGCGGCGAACGACCTCATCGACGACATCGAGACGGCCCACGCCGCGAAGGAGACTGCGGCGGCCGATCTCGATGCGGCCGAGCTCGCGCAGCGCCAGTGCACGCCAGACGACACCGCGCAGACCCGCAACACGGCGGAGCAGGGCGTGACGGATGCCGAGAGCGGTCTCGCCTCGGCCACCAGCACCGTCGACGATCTGTGGGAGCAGTGGGAATCGGCGTACTCGCTGTGGGATGAGGCCTATGGGGCTGCGATCTCGGGCCTGGTCCGCTCCGATGGCACGACCCTCAGCGACTCGACGCTCTCGGCGATCGATGCGCTCGCGAACGCCGACAGCCCGGCCGAGGTGGCCGAGATCTGGGACAGCCTCACCGATGCGCAGCGCGCGGCGTTGGCCCGCACCTACCCGGAGTTCGTCGGCAACCTCGAAGGCGTTCCCTACCTCGACCGGTTCCTCGCCAACAAGGCCGCCTACGACCGGGTGATCGAAGGCGGCCCGTATGGCGAGCCACTCGACTCGCAGCTCGAGCAGCTCGGGCGCGAGGTCACGGACTTCGATGGCCAATTGCTGATGTTCCACCCGTTCGAGCACCCGCAGGCAACCGCCGCTGTGATGTACGGCGTGCGCATCGTTGACGATGAAGGCAACCCTGTCGATCCGATGGACGGCATCACCAACGTCAACGTGCTGGTCGGTGGGATGTTCTCGAGCCTCGACGACCTCAAGGCATGGGGGGCGAGTGGCCGCAACCTTAACAAGTTCGCGAACGAGTACGGTGAGGGCGTGGGGTCGGCGACGATTGCCTGGTACGGCTACGACTCCCCGAATCTGGCGACCGAACACGTGATGGGCAGCGCGACCGAGGGCGCGGCGAGGCTCAGTTCCACGCTGCGAGGGCTCGACAACGAGGTTTCTTCACAGGTCACGACGTCGGTGATCGGGCACTCATACGGCAGCACGACCGCGTTCCTCGCGGTGGGCGGATCGCCCGACAACCTTGGAGTCGACAACCTCATCGCAGTCGGGTCGGCAGGCGTCCCCGACGGGTATCACGCAGGCTGGACCGGAGACGCGCCAATGGACTACTCCGGCACGCAAATCTACGCCTCGCGTGCTCCCGGGGATGTGGTCGCACGGTACGGGGAGCACAGCTCGTTCGGCCACGGGATGAATCCCGAGGCGTTGCCGGGTGCGGTCAGTTTCGAAAGCGACGGGGGTGAGGTACCGAGCCTGGGCGGTGGTACCGAGATGGCGGTCGGAACACCCGGGCACGCGGCCCACGACGGCGGCAACACGGTGTGGGGGTGGTGGGAAGCGGGTAACGGGTACCTTTCTCGCGACTCGGAATCGTTCCGTAACATTGCCAACATCATCGCCACCGGCGAGCCGATCGATTGA
- a CDS encoding WXG100 family type VII secretion target — protein MADFGASYAEMEQVASSLSQARDDIQGQLDTLKGQVDTLLGEDFKTQHASGKFGEGYTELTTGLKTAVDGINDMSESLLGMMRAIQDLDTQLAGS, from the coding sequence ATGGCCGATTTCGGTGCGTCTTATGCAGAGATGGAGCAGGTGGCGTCGTCGCTGTCGCAGGCTCGTGATGACATTCAGGGTCAGTTGGACACGCTGAAGGGTCAGGTGGACACCCTTCTGGGTGAGGACTTCAAGACGCAGCATGCGTCGGGCAAGTTCGGTGAGGGTTACACGGAGCTGACGACGGGTCTGAAGACCGCGGTCGATGGCATCAACGACATGTCGGAGTCGCTGCTGGGCATGATGCGTGCGATCCAGGACCTCGACACGCAGCTCGCCGGCAGCTGA
- a CDS encoding WXG100 family type VII secretion target — protein MADFGASYAEMEQVASSLSQARDDIQGQLDTLKGQVDTLLGEDFKTQHASGKFGEGYTELTTGLKTAVDGINDMSESLLGMMRAIQDLDTQLAGS, from the coding sequence ATGGCCGATTTCGGTGCGTCTTATGCAGAGATGGAGCAGGTGGCGTCGTCGCTGTCGCAGGCTCGTGATGACATTCAGGGTCAGTTGGACACGCTGAAGGGTCAGGTGGACACCCTTCTGGGTGAGGACTTCAAGACGCAGCATGCGTCGGGCAAGTTCGGTGAGGGTTACACGGAGCTGACGACGGGTCTGAAGACCGCGGTCGATGGCATCAATGACATGTCGGAGTCGCTGCTGGGCATGATGCGTGCGATTCAGGACCTCGACACGCAGCTCGCCGGCAGCTGA